In the Populus trichocarpa isolate Nisqually-1 chromosome 1, P.trichocarpa_v4.1, whole genome shotgun sequence genome, TGCATGTAGGTCTCGCATCAAAAGGCTCAAAAATCTTTAGAAGAGATCACAAATGAACTCTGCCCGGTAAGTAAGTTTGCACGTAGTAAATAACAGAATTAGAACTGTGGTATAatataatttgttgattttcttttgataGATGTTGAGCATTCCACAAATATATCGCATTGGGACCATGTTCTGGGATGACAAATATGGAACTCAGGGATTATCTTCAGATGTAAGCAAAGAACTCTCTCTTTTACAGGTTTATTCTTTATTTGGAAGTGGGCttcattaagaaaaattaaaaatgttgtgTAGGTGATTAGCAAGATGAGAACATTGATGGCAGAAGATTCAATAAAAATGCCTAATAATACATTCTTACTCGATGTTGATTCAAGGTATGTATGATGAAGAGTGACAATATTTTATCTTCTCATTACTACTAATCTTCATTGTTTAAATACTAATCATTTGGTTCGGTTTCAGCATACCTTTCTCAATGGAAGAGATATTCGGATCCTTGAGCACAATTCGTCTATCTAACATGGATCCTCCACCGCTGCTCCGTCAAAGATCAGATTTCCACTTTTTATTGCAGGAAACACAAACGGAAACAGCCTAAAGGTGCCTTcgatttcatttttcatttattgatttatttgctTCTATACAGTTTGTTTTGCTTCCAAGGGGTGGGTGAGGTGTGACAGTGATTTCTACTTTTGCAATTCTTATGTTTGTTGATCACATTCTCATCAATTTTTGAATGTACATGGGTTTTTGTAATCACAATGGTTCCTGAAAAAAGGAAGATTTTTTTGTATCaacgaagaagaagataataacATTTCGTGATGTTTCTATATTTTCTTCGTTGAAGCTTGTAAGATGACAACACCAGAAAATGATTATAAGCAGCCACCAAGGATCGAAGTTGCAAGAATCAATAGTGACAATGTTAGCATGTGACAGAGACAGCGCAAATGTcttttgttgtgattttttctGCATATTCTGCTTGGTGAGTTCATTCATAAATGGATTGCATGACCAAACCACCCACCACATTAAACAAATCAAAGCTTATCCGTCTTTAGTATCTTCTTGATTGGCTTCCCATTCACTAGCATCAATACATAGTTCATCACTTAAGGTGCACTTGGATGCATCGCAATTCATCAATCTTGACCCATGATGAATTGATTGCAAGAAATTGAAATAAGCATACTTGATGTCGAACTGCATATCATACCCTGCCACGCATCCTTGTATGTTAGCATTGTGTgaaatttaacaagaaaaaaaaagagccaagAAATACTTGATTCTTACAATAGTTTATGGCAATAGCGCATCCATTGTCATCTGGACTCTGTCGAACATGATGAAACCACATACTTGGCCTGCATCAACTTCACGAGATTAACCTCGATATTATGATGGGTTTATTATGCAGCACGATAGCCATGCCGCGTTTCCCTCTAAAAATCACCCAAAACATTCACTTGTATGAAATGTATATCGAAGTAAAATTTTCTAATGATGgtataatacaaaataatgtGAGTGAAGCAAATTGAACAAGTAAATGAAATCTTTCTTACAAGTAGAGAATCTCGCCAGCCTTGACAGTACAATGAAAGGGTGTCGGACCATTGAAATACAGAGGAAATTTAGACATTTCAATCTCCTTAGTTTCTGGAGATGGATAAGGATTCACGCTGCACCATGGCACATATCTCAATGGCTTCTCCAACTCCAATCTAAATTCTCCACCGTCACTGGAATAAGAATACTGAGCAGCTGGGAAATCTTGAATGTACATGCGGTGCATGTCAGTAGGAGGAAGTAGCAAGAATTGCTTCTCCCCCGAAACAACAGCATACAGATTCTCATAATGGTCCTTGTGGAATGAAGTTTCAGATAAATGGTTTCCAATCCACAGATTCACCGCCTCCGGAAGGTAGCCTCCCAGTGCCTCAGTCGCCCATGGGATGTGGGCATCGCAGTCCGAAGCCAATGCCGAATATTCTTCCCGGAAGCAGTCATTCTGCTGCTGCAGGTATGCCACcagattttttctttctggaTTCAGAACAAGATCAAGTGCACAAGGGAAAGGAACACGCTCCACGTGAGCAGAGGCGAAgcatatttcttcttttttagggttttctagGGGAACAAGGGAATCGGCACGGCCATCTGGGGTGAGGTGAAGGGAGACGATGGAATTGGAAAGGGTGGAAGAGAGGTAAGAGAGACTAGGCCAACGGGTGAGAGCAGGCCAGTGGGAGATGGCATTAGAAATGATGCAAGGCTTGTTAGGGGATACAAAGTCTCTTAGGAATTGGAGCGGGGTTGGGGCTGAGTCTAGCCGTTGTATTCTGTTTCCCAGGCTTAGCTCCCTCACTTCCCCCCACAGCCCTTCTAGCAATCTTTCTCCCTCCTTCAACATTCCACTTTTCTTGTGCTTATGTCTGTCTTAATACATTCCGCCTTTCACCACTCTTTGTGCAAATCACTCTCACATGCCAGAGTCCTTGTCAAACCCAAAAATAGAGCATGTTTCTACAACATAGAACAAGGTGTACATGCATAAAGATCACAGTCACACATAATCAAAACCTTGAATTCTTCTCATAATTTCCAGGATATCACAAActcaattaattaagttaatcatTCCTTAAACCTCACGTAATTCCCGAATTGAAAacgaaatataaattaataaaattcaagacaaaAGTAGACTTTTACTCCATTTTTCTCAACAAAGTTAATTCATGGAATAACTACTGCTACTTGATTTTGccctaaattaataaaattcccaaaagaaaacaagactTGATGTCAAACCATCCCACAAAATACAAATGTATGTTTCTAAATCATAACTTGACAAACCCatctacttttctttcttttaaaaaaaaataataaaaaagcttaaTTTCTTAGCTTAATTAATAGT is a window encoding:
- the LOC18095020 gene encoding lysine-specific demethylase JMJ32; amino-acid sequence: MLKEGERLLEGLWGEVRELSLGNRIQRLDSAPTPLQFLRDFVSPNKPCIISNAISHWPALTRWPSLSYLSSTLSNSIVSLHLTPDGRADSLVPLENPKKEEICFASAHVERVPFPCALDLVLNPERKNLVAYLQQQNDCFREEYSALASDCDAHIPWATEALGGYLPEAVNLWIGNHLSETSFHKDHYENLYAVVSGEKQFLLLPPTDMHRMYIQDFPAAQYSYSSDGGEFRLELEKPLRYVPWCSVNPYPSPETKEIEMSKFPLYFNGPTPFHCTVKAGEILYLPSMWFHHVRQSPDDNGCAIAINYWYDMQFDIKYAYFNFLQSIHHGSRLMNCDASKCTLSDELCIDASEWEANQEDTKDG